A window of Bacteroidota bacterium contains these coding sequences:
- a CDS encoding HNH endonuclease has translation MSVKKNLAYYIHCFTNLRRDYSFGGAPHKPILLLSLIENVEQGLIVDEKIFITPDLVASFKSNWSNFVITKHTMKFAMPFFYMKSEPFWKLIPKSGYDLIVKAKYSLESFANLNSAIEYALLDKELFFCLSQRESREVLRLSILNKYFPYNKSQAHAGKDYISEITSDILTEKPATYKEKLEKMQEKLEVDTYNEEVFIRGNVFKRVVPKIYNNTCCISGLNISATFTLSMVDACHIVPFSESHDDTITNGLALSPNMHRAFDRGLITINENYIVIVSERFTEESVSPFSIKQFKGKQILLPSDKHFYPSAQNLIWHQKVKFNQ, from the coding sequence ATGTCAGTCAAAAAGAATTTAGCATATTATATACATTGTTTCACGAATCTGAGAAGGGATTATAGCTTTGGTGGTGCGCCTCATAAACCAATTCTGCTATTATCACTGATTGAGAATGTTGAGCAAGGATTAATTGTCGATGAGAAGATATTCATTACACCGGATCTGGTCGCCTCATTTAAAAGTAATTGGTCAAACTTTGTTATTACAAAGCACACCATGAAGTTTGCCATGCCATTCTTTTATATGAAAAGTGAACCTTTTTGGAAATTGATTCCAAAGTCTGGGTACGATCTGATTGTTAAAGCCAAATACTCCCTTGAATCATTTGCGAACCTGAATAGTGCTATCGAATATGCATTATTAGATAAAGAGCTTTTCTTTTGTCTGTCTCAAAGAGAAAGCCGTGAAGTTCTTCGGTTATCAATATTGAACAAATATTTCCCATATAATAAATCTCAGGCGCATGCAGGGAAAGATTACATTTCAGAAATAACAAGCGATATACTCACAGAAAAGCCGGCGACCTACAAAGAGAAGCTGGAAAAAATGCAGGAAAAACTTGAGGTTGATACTTATAATGAAGAGGTTTTCATTCGTGGGAATGTCTTCAAAAGGGTCGTGCCAAAAATCTATAATAATACTTGCTGTATCAGTGGACTGAACATCAGCGCAACATTTACTTTATCTATGGTTGATGCGTGCCATATTGTACCATTCAGCGAATCGCATGATGACACAATCACAAATGGATTGGCATTAAGTCCAAACATGCATCGGGCTTTTGACCGTGGCTTGATCACAATAAATGAAAATTATATAGTGATAGTATCGGAAAGATTCACAGAAGAGTCAGTGAGCCCTTTTTCAATAAAGCAGTTTAAAGGAAAACAAATACTACTGCCCTCTGACAAGCACTTCTACCCAAGCGCTCAGAATCTTATCTGGCATCAAAAAGTCAAGTTTAATCAATGA
- a CDS encoding HNH endonuclease signature motif containing protein codes for MKFYLGVTDVEWFQFLSKKENEDINFWQPGGNSHFRVLAPGAPFLFKLKSPYNSIAGIGFFSSHSILPIDIAWDIFGERNGLHSLIQFKKKIMGYRSGDNLFSDNPNIGCIVLTDPIFFKPEDWIPVPEDWSRSIVQGKSYSCENEIGRKLWERVEMLLQEYRLFERAENSKSQLILEDPGSDYTRKYLTKVRLGQGAFRVQLTDAYYRKCSVTGEKTLPVLEAAHIKPFAESGPNHISNGILLRADLHKLYDSGYITFTKD; via the coding sequence ATGAAATTCTATCTGGGTGTTACAGATGTTGAATGGTTCCAGTTTCTTTCAAAAAAGGAAAATGAGGATATCAATTTCTGGCAACCAGGCGGCAACTCACATTTTAGAGTGCTTGCTCCAGGTGCACCTTTTCTCTTTAAATTAAAAAGTCCATATAATTCTATTGCCGGTATTGGGTTCTTTTCTTCGCATTCAATTCTGCCAATTGATATCGCCTGGGACATTTTCGGTGAAAGAAATGGCTTACATTCTCTTATTCAATTCAAAAAGAAAATAATGGGTTATCGGTCTGGGGACAATCTGTTTTCAGATAATCCTAATATTGGCTGCATCGTTCTTACCGATCCGATATTCTTCAAACCTGAAGACTGGATCCCCGTTCCGGAGGACTGGAGTAGAAGTATTGTTCAGGGAAAATCTTATAGCTGCGAAAATGAAATCGGCAGAAAGCTCTGGGAGAGGGTTGAGATGCTCCTTCAGGAATATAGGCTTTTTGAACGGGCTGAAAATAGCAAAAGTCAACTTATTCTTGAGGATCCAGGATCTGATTACACTCGCAAATACTTGACGAAGGTCAGGCTAGGTCAAGGGGCATTTAGGGTTCAGCTAACTGATGCTTATTATCGGAAGTGTTCTGTAACAGGTGAAAAGACATTGCCAGTTCTTGAAGCTGCACATATTAAACCGTTTGCCGAATCTGGACCAAATCATATTTCGAATGGAATTTTGCTTAGAGCGGATTTACATAAACTCTACGATTCTGGTTACATCACATTTACGAAGGATTAA